The Paenibacillus sp. FSL H7-0357 nucleotide sequence AATGCCAGCCAGACAGGCATCAAGGTGGAAGCGGTGTACCAGGGTAAATATGATGAAAGCTTGAACAAGCTGAAAGCCTCCATCGGCTCGAACAGCGGACCGGATCTGATCCAGGTCTATGAAATCGGCAGCAAGTTTATGATTGATTCGAAGATGATCACACCGGTGCAGCAGTTTATCGACCAGGACGGCTTTGATCTGTCAGGTCTGGAACCCAACATTATCCGATACTATACGATTGACGATAAATTGAATGCGATGCCGTTCAATACGTCCAATCCGATTCTTTATTATAATAAAGATGCTTTCAAAGCAGCCGGACTTGATCCTGAGAACCCGCCTAAGACATTTGAGGAATTCGAAGCCGCTGCCAAAGCATTAAGCAAAGACGGTAAAGCCGGAGCGACAATTGCCATCTACGGCTGGTTCATGGAGCAGCTGTTTGCCAATCAGAACGCAGATTATGTTAATAACGGCAATGGGCGCGAAGCCGCTGCCACAGAATCGCTGCTGGCTTCGGATGCCGGTGTAAGCACACTGGAATGGTGGAAAAAGATGGTCGACGATAAAGTAGTCGCCAATCTGGGACGGGACACAGATGATACGGATAGCGCGTTCGCTGCAGGTCAGGTAGCGATGACACTGAACTCTACGGCTTCGCTGCGCAATATGGTAGAGGCGGCTGGCGGCAAATTCGAGGTTGGCACAGGTTTCCTGCCGAAACCTGCCTCGGCGAAGGACGGCGGAGTGATTGTCGGAGGAGCCAGCCTGTATATTATGAACAACAAACCGGAAGCGCAGCAGAAGGCGGCATGGGAATTTATCAAATATGTGGCCTCACCGGAGGTTCAGGCAAAATGGAGTGTAAGCACCGGGTACTTCCCGATTAACAAGGCTGCTTATGAGCAGCAGGTGCTCAAGGATAATATGGTGAAATATCCGCAGTTCCAGACTGCTGTTGATCAGCTTCATGCTTCGAGTGCTTCAACGGCGACCTCGGGTGCGGTAATGGGCGTATTCCCCGAAGCACGCCAGATTGTTGAAGGTGCGATTGAAGAAGCGCTGAACGGACAAAAAGAGCCTAAACAGGCGCTGGAGGATGCCGGCAAACAGATTACCGAGAAAATCGGCCAGTACAATGCTACGGTGAAATAGAACTCCGAAGTCAATGAATGAAGCTGCATTCGACAGCTGAAGTGGAAGCCGGGCAGATGCCCGGCTTCTTTTTTGTTATATAAGGAATTAGATGTCCTCTGCAGAATGATCCTTCTATTGTGCCCGGAAACAGTTAACGTTTGGGGAAAAAGGGTCTATATAGGTTGTGGAATTGGATGAAATATCCTATTGCACGGGGCTTTTTTGTGTTTTTTGCATTCCTCTTAATTTAAACCCTCATCAATACGATAAATATAAAGTGCTATTTGGAGTACCGCGATTATAGCAGTCTTTATTTATTCCATATAGTTACATCAAAGGGGGAACAGAACGTGAGACACACCAGTAAAATGAAGATTGATTTAAGATTGAAATTGTATTTGATCATTCTGGTTCCGCTGCTGGCTATGGGTGTACTGATTATGTGGTCCACAATAACATCCAGTACAAGTGCTTCATTAACTACGATGCAGCATAACAATCAGCAATTGGCGGTGAACACCACGCAGCTGCTGGGCCAAGAATCCGAATCTATCAAGAAACTACATGCCAATGCTTCAGAGAAAAGCAATGAATACAAACGTCTTAGAAACGAGCTCATTACAGCACGTCTTCAATCAGGGGCGCTATATGTATACATGTATAATAAGACTTCCGAGGGTTGGGAGTATACGGTAGACGGAGCAGGATGGGATGACCCTGATTATAGTCCTTATGGGGGTGAAATGAAATTTGCTCCCGAGATTGAGAAGCGATTATTAAGTGGTGAAGTAGTCACCACGGGTATTGTTAATGATCCGACCTGGGGCCAGCTGTTATCTTCATTCTCGCCCATCAAGGACTCAGGGGGTAAGATTATTGGTTATTTAGGCATTGATATTTCTGCTAAGGCAGTGAATCAAATATCAGCAGAAACTTTGGCTGACTCCTATCGGACGGTTATCCCTATTTTTGCTGTTGTGCTGATTCTATCGCTGCTGATGATGCTGTTCGTGGTGAGGGGAATCCTAAGGCAGGTTCGTGATATTAAGTCTAGTCTCGAGCAGGTCGCAGACGGGAATCTTAAAGTGATCTCAAGACATATCACGAAAGACCAGCTGGGCGATATCAGCGGATTGATTAACCGGATGGTCGTGCAATTAACGAAGATCATTGTTGGAATACAGCAAGGCTCAAGTACGCTGCAGCAGTCCTCGGGCAATATAGCCAACACGGTCCAGACGAACCAGCGCCAGACCGAAGAGCTGTCCCGTGCGATTGAGGAAATTGCTGCGGGTTCCATGAAGCAGGCTGAGGAAACAGAGCAATCGGTGAAGCATTCAGATAATCTCGGCAAAATTATGGATGAAGTGGGTTCATATGTGCATCAATTTACTGATACTTCAGAGCGGTTGTTTGCTGTTCAAATGCAGGTTACCCGTGAACATGAGGCACTGCTGGAGAAGGGACGGGAGAATGCTAAGCGGGTCGGGCACCAGCAGGAGATTTCCAGATCACTGACGGCGCAATCCCAACTGGCTTCATCGATCAGCGGGCAAATCCACAGTATTCTGAAACAAACAAAGATCCTGTCACTGAACGCTTCTATTGAGGCGGCCAGAGCTGGTGATGCGGGTAAAGGCTTCGCGGTGGTCGCTGGAGAAATGGGCCAGCTTGCACGGCAATCCGAACAATCTATTCAGGAGATTGATGCAATCCTGGGGTCCTTTGTACAAGAGACTCATCGTATGGGCAGCCAATTCGATGAGAATATAGCGGCGGTTAAGGAACAGGAGAGTCAGATTGCTGATTGTCTTCAAGCTTTCGGAGAGGTCAGCAGTATTTCGGCTGAAGTGCAGGAGCTGGCACAGCGGCTGCAAGGCCGTACGGCGGACATGCACACTATCCGGCAGGAAGTAGAACAACATTTAAGCTACATAGCTTCGGCAACTGAAGAGACTTCGGCAATGTCTGAAGAAGTTGCGGCAAGTGCAGTGGAACAGAAGCGGTCCGCAGAAGAATTATCAATCGTCTCCGGGCAGCTCGCGGGACTTGCCGGCAATCTGAAAGCTTATTCTGATCAGTTTCAAGTAGAAACTCAGAAATTGTTAGAATGACGAATCGTCAGACTAATCCTTTACAAACCTCCCGGATCTATCGGATGATAGAATCAGTTTGAGAAGAAACAGGTGAATCGGATGAAAATTAACCGTTTGCTGGGAATCGTAGTCTATCTGCTCAATCGGGAGGTAGTCAGTGCCCGTGCACTGGCCGATAAATTCGAGGTTTCGTCGCGTACGATTCAACGTGACATCGAATCTATTGGGCTCGCCGGGATTCCGGTGGGATCGCTGCAAGGCACTAATGGAGGTTATTACATACTCGACAGCTTCAAAATGAACAGACAGCTGCTTCAGTCCGAGGATTACGCTTATATTCTGGCCGCCCTGAAGGGGCTGGTATCGGGCTACAGCAGCAGACGCGCAGAGGATACCATGGAGAAAATCATGTCCTTAACACCGGAGAAGGAGGCAGCGCCGCAGCCCATTCAGCTTGATTTGGGGGTTCTAAGGGAGGGAGCGGGCACGGGAGAGGCGATTCAAGTTATAGAGCATGCCATCCGCCAGAAAAAGGTGATTCACATTCAATATACCAATGCAAGGAATGAGGTGGCAGACAGAAATGTCGAGCCATTGCTCTTAACCTATAAGTGGTATGCATGGTATTTATTCGCTTATTGCTGTGACCATTGCGGATACCGGCTGTTCCGCCTTTCCCGAATCCGGGAGCTTCGGGCCACGGACGGGACCTTTTCAACAATGCATCGAGATGCGGAAAGTCTGCTGGCGGAGGCGCAGGATCACCGGCCGTACATAACCGTTAAGCTTGCATGCCCGGCAGGTCTCAGGGTGCTGATGGAGGAGCTGCTCCCCAATGCGGTGCTTATAGAAGTCCGGGATCAGGAACTGGTCATGGGCTTTACCGTCCCGGAAGAGGAGAACGGCTGGTTCGGAACATTGCTGCTGTACGGCCATCAGCTTACAGTGCTTGAACCTCCGTCACTGCGCCAGAGAATGGCGGACCATGCCAGTAATCTGCTGAATAAATATGCCGAATGTAAGACCAAAGAATTGGCGCTCTGCAAAGGTCTGGATACCGAAAAGTGAAGAACAAAGCTGTTTTACCTTTAGCAGAATGTTGTAATTATTGATTGTGCAGCGTAGGGATTGCAGCGCGTTTCTCTACCCTTTTCGAAGGGGAGGAAACGCGCTGTTTTTTGCGGGCAAAATTATGCGATCCCTCCCTGCACCAGCGGGGGAAATCCGTCAACCTCTTTACACTAGGCTGTAAATATCCCCGTTCGGCTCTTCGAGCGCCGGTTCTCAATCACCTCTTCGTAATCCCGGATCAGGCCGTCAAAAATATGCTCCCAGGAGCGGCCGAGCGCGAGCCGCCGTCCCTCCCGGCCCATAGCCATCCGTTGCTCCGGCTGATCCGCCATAGAGCATATTTCCTTCACCAGTTCTCCCGGATGATGCGGTTCAAACAATGACCCGGTCACACCGGACAAGACCAGATCCGTTGTGCCGCCTGCCCCGGCAGCGATCACAGGCAGGCCCGAGGCCATCGCTTCCAGAACAACGTTCCCGAAGGTTTCCGTGCTGGAGGGAAACACGAATACATCTGCCGAGGCATACAGCTCTGCCAGCTCCTCCCCGTGCTTGCCCCCGGTGAAGGTGACATTGCGCGGCGCCTGCGCCCGCAGCTCCGGCAGCAGCGGGCCGTCTCCCACCACCAGCAGATGAACCGCCGCAGCCGTGGATTCCGGCAGCTGCCGCATGGCGGTTAAGAGAGTGGGGATATCTTTTTCCGGAGCAATCCGTCCTACATAAAGCAATACTACGGGTGCCGTAATTCCGTAACGCTCCCGTACCTGTCCGCTGCGTTTCTCCGGTGTGAACAGACCGCAGTCAATTCCCCTCGACCATAACCGGAGCCGGGTGAAGCCATGGGAACGCAGCGTAGTCTCTGTCTCCCGCGAAGGGGCCAGGATGGCATCGCAGGAACGGTGGAACCATTTCATGTATTTCCAGTAGAGCGGAATGATTCTTCTCATCCGGTAGTATTGAAGATAACGGTCGAAGTGGGTGTGGTAGGAGGCAACATGAGGGAGGTTCTGCTTCTGGGCATAGCGGAGACCGTACAGACCAATGTTGAACGGGGTGGCCATATGCAGCAGATCAGGCCGGAAGGACCGCAGCTCGTGCTGGATGGAGGACATGACGGGCAGCGCCAGCCGGCACTCGGGATACAGAAAAAAGGGGATGCTGGCAATCGGACGGACGGGATCGGCGAAACGTTCTTCAGGGGCGGATTTCGGGGTGAAGAGCAGATGCTCGATGCCGCGGCGGTGTAAATGGCCGGCAAGCCGTTGAAGCGTGCGGGCGACTCCGTTGGTTTGAGGAAGATAGGTGTCCGTAAACAAGGCAATACGCATGGATAATCCCTCCCGGTACTCTTGTTGTCTTGATCATAACAGGCGAATATTTTAGTGAGGTTATCGGGGAATCAACTCATTTCCACCTTCATGTGGTGATTTATTCTGGGGTTTACACTCCGTTTATGCAAATCGGCAAATCAGAACATACTCGTCCTCTATAGTAGTAAAAAATCTATAGAGTATTGGAGTGACAATCACTTGAATTCAACAGGCAAAACAATCCTTTCTCTGCTGATTGCCGCAGAACTGGCAGTGGGCCCGGCGTGGAACGCAGGTCCGGCAACAGCTGCAGCAGCACCCGGGTCCGGCACTCCGTATACCGCTGGCGGCGTTTATGATGTAACCGTTCCCCATATTGTCGTGAACCAGATATATGGCGGCGGGGATGTCGAAACAACGGGAGGGTACTTCTCCAAGGGCTATATCGAACTTTATAATCCTACGGATTCCGCTGTGGATTTGAGCGGCTGGTCCGTGCAATACTCAGATCCAACCATGAACGATGCCTGGAGCAAGCTGGAGCTGACCGGCACGATCAACGCGCATTCTTCTTATCTGATTACAGACGGCAAAGTGAACCCCGACTATAAAAGCGATATCAGCGGCAAAGGCGATCAGGTATGGAGTGATATCCTCTTTTACAATAAAGGAATGAAGGTGGTGCTGCTGAACAGTACCACGCTACTGGAAACGGTAAATCCGTTCCTGAATAAACCGGATTCCTACGTGGATATGATCGGCACGGCCGGCAATGACAACGGTTCAACCATCGACGGCTATGAAAGCGATTATCCAACCGGCAAATCCGGCGGCACCTCGAAGCAGAAATCGGTGCGGCGCAGCGATTTTGCCGATACGGACAACAATAAAACTGATCTTAAACAGATCAGCTTCGATTCACTGGATGCGGGAACGCTGAATCGGATGAAGCCGCATAGCAGTGCCGATGGAGCATGGGGCGTGGCTGTTCAGCCTCTTGGCCTGGCGGACCAGTCTCTGCCTGCGGCCACGGCCGGGTCCCCGTATTCGGTGACACTGTCCGTATATGGCGGGACGTTGCCTTATACCTTTGAGGCGGCGGGGCTGCCCGAAGGTCTGAGCCTGGACGTTGCAACCGGCAAAATCAGCGGAACTCCGGTGACGTCAGGTCCGGCAACGGTCAGCGTCTCGGTGTACGACAGCAGTGTTCCTGCTATGAAGGCGGAGGGTAGCCTCCCGCTGACGGTAGATAAACCGGCGGGAGAGCCAACGGCGGATGTTATCAGCATTACAAAGCTTGGCGGATATTCCGTCGGGGTTACCAATGAAGACGGCGGTGTGGCGGAGATCGTCAAGTATAACCGTGATAACGGAAAGTTCTATCTGGTCAACGGTTCGACACATCCTGCGACAGTAGATATCGTAAATCTGAAGGACGGCATCCATCCGGAAAAGGAAAAGAGCATCAACGTGGAGCAGCTGGCGGAAACCGGAGGCTTCAGCTATGGCGATCTGACCAGTGTGGACATCAACTCGGCAACGAAGCGGAT carries:
- a CDS encoding ABC transporter substrate-binding protein gives rise to the protein MKQFKQGMVPLLASLMLVLAACGNNSNADENNNAAGSTSSGSDGEVSAAAAPVKLSWWHSMSGAGEKAINQIVSDFNASQTGIKVEAVYQGKYDESLNKLKASIGSNSGPDLIQVYEIGSKFMIDSKMITPVQQFIDQDGFDLSGLEPNIIRYYTIDDKLNAMPFNTSNPILYYNKDAFKAAGLDPENPPKTFEEFEAAAKALSKDGKAGATIAIYGWFMEQLFANQNADYVNNGNGREAAATESLLASDAGVSTLEWWKKMVDDKVVANLGRDTDDTDSAFAAGQVAMTLNSTASLRNMVEAAGGKFEVGTGFLPKPASAKDGGVIVGGASLYIMNNKPEAQQKAAWEFIKYVASPEVQAKWSVSTGYFPINKAAYEQQVLKDNMVKYPQFQTAVDQLHASSASTATSGAVMGVFPEARQIVEGAIEEALNGQKEPKQALEDAGKQITEKIGQYNATVK
- a CDS encoding methyl-accepting chemotaxis protein, yielding MRHTSKMKIDLRLKLYLIILVPLLAMGVLIMWSTITSSTSASLTTMQHNNQQLAVNTTQLLGQESESIKKLHANASEKSNEYKRLRNELITARLQSGALYVYMYNKTSEGWEYTVDGAGWDDPDYSPYGGEMKFAPEIEKRLLSGEVVTTGIVNDPTWGQLLSSFSPIKDSGGKIIGYLGIDISAKAVNQISAETLADSYRTVIPIFAVVLILSLLMMLFVVRGILRQVRDIKSSLEQVADGNLKVISRHITKDQLGDISGLINRMVVQLTKIIVGIQQGSSTLQQSSGNIANTVQTNQRQTEELSRAIEEIAAGSMKQAEETEQSVKHSDNLGKIMDEVGSYVHQFTDTSERLFAVQMQVTREHEALLEKGRENAKRVGHQQEISRSLTAQSQLASSISGQIHSILKQTKILSLNASIEAARAGDAGKGFAVVAGEMGQLARQSEQSIQEIDAILGSFVQETHRMGSQFDENIAAVKEQESQIADCLQAFGEVSSISAEVQELAQRLQGRTADMHTIRQEVEQHLSYIASATEETSAMSEEVAASAVEQKRSAEELSIVSGQLAGLAGNLKAYSDQFQVETQKLLE
- a CDS encoding helix-turn-helix transcriptional regulator gives rise to the protein MKINRLLGIVVYLLNREVVSARALADKFEVSSRTIQRDIESIGLAGIPVGSLQGTNGGYYILDSFKMNRQLLQSEDYAYILAALKGLVSGYSSRRAEDTMEKIMSLTPEKEAAPQPIQLDLGVLREGAGTGEAIQVIEHAIRQKKVIHIQYTNARNEVADRNVEPLLLTYKWYAWYLFAYCCDHCGYRLFRLSRIRELRATDGTFSTMHRDAESLLAEAQDHRPYITVKLACPAGLRVLMEELLPNAVLIEVRDQELVMGFTVPEEENGWFGTLLLYGHQLTVLEPPSLRQRMADHASNLLNKYAECKTKELALCKGLDTEK
- a CDS encoding glycosyltransferase family 4 protein, giving the protein MRIALFTDTYLPQTNGVARTLQRLAGHLHRRGIEHLLFTPKSAPEERFADPVRPIASIPFFLYPECRLALPVMSSIQHELRSFRPDLLHMATPFNIGLYGLRYAQKQNLPHVASYHTHFDRYLQYYRMRRIIPLYWKYMKWFHRSCDAILAPSRETETTLRSHGFTRLRLWSRGIDCGLFTPEKRSGQVRERYGITAPVVLLYVGRIAPEKDIPTLLTAMRQLPESTAAAVHLLVVGDGPLLPELRAQAPRNVTFTGGKHGEELAELYASADVFVFPSSTETFGNVVLEAMASGLPVIAAGAGGTTDLVLSGVTGSLFEPHHPGELVKEICSMADQPEQRMAMGREGRRLALGRSWEHIFDGLIRDYEEVIENRRSKSRTGIFTA